One window of Methylococcus sp. EFPC2 genomic DNA carries:
- a CDS encoding TrbC family F-type conjugative pilus assembly protein, which translates to MMVLGGLWATVSVQAEEDWLARSRGILNAVEHQSRPGWLNGDSAATDIRRQARKALQEAQTVRSFEGTSPSSVDANAGPKTFVIYASTSLGEAGLLDILEEASGRDDVLVVFRGMKPSQKVQAFIRELHSLARRFDAQKQPHIVIDPTRFRAAGVSVAPTLTLEENGRVLAKVQGVTGTGWLQFRMDGALGDGAKTLDLGTQGPTREIAEVDLIEEMQHRVAQIDWAGKKREALAHFWERTTFHELPEATEDRLRQIDLTVTAPREITSPDGTLIGRAGQQVNPLDRLPFTQRLVIFDATRPAQVELAKHLGPESAPRRVTYIATRLDRDAGWAGLDKIESALGAPIYLLPPDLRDRFRLERVPAVVEAKDGRFSIREFKVGSIPERVGALTEWLRSMGALLSGVIPQARAAETTSTKTLDPLCPDAEVWSGKLITDICWACLFPIRIAGGAMGDGDYPSSATDQVFCVCNDPNGIPNVGMTLGLWSPARMIELVTTPWCSPALGGMKFGSSPLRLRGTTGQAEYDNGEIAFFNYHYIAFPLYIMLDLFWDNRCNADGYKDFDLMYVSELDPTWNNDELAFFTNPEVALFANPVAISSCVADGAAATAGHPIDAMFWCAGTWGSMYPFAGLANPTVGADPRLTSLFAIRATAALHRRGLAFGTVGNDALCGGKIVPFIPKSQYGMTMFYPVADTDRRHAIGESTFRWGMGHTYPGPGDSHVYVLFRWQDCCSGI; encoded by the coding sequence ATGATGGTCCTGGGTGGACTGTGGGCGACCGTGTCTGTGCAAGCCGAAGAAGACTGGCTGGCACGGTCCCGCGGGATCCTGAATGCCGTAGAACACCAGTCTCGACCGGGCTGGCTGAACGGCGATTCGGCGGCCACGGATATACGTCGGCAAGCCAGGAAAGCTCTGCAGGAAGCGCAGACGGTACGGTCGTTCGAGGGCACTTCGCCATCATCGGTCGACGCCAATGCCGGCCCAAAAACCTTCGTCATCTATGCCTCGACCTCCCTGGGCGAAGCCGGCTTGCTGGACATTCTGGAGGAGGCATCCGGTCGGGACGATGTCCTGGTGGTGTTTCGGGGCATGAAGCCAAGCCAGAAGGTTCAGGCCTTCATCCGGGAACTGCATTCCCTGGCCAGGCGGTTCGATGCGCAGAAACAACCCCACATCGTCATTGATCCCACGCGGTTTCGTGCCGCCGGGGTTTCGGTCGCGCCGACGCTGACCCTGGAAGAAAACGGGCGGGTGTTAGCCAAGGTTCAGGGGGTGACCGGCACAGGCTGGTTGCAGTTCAGGATGGACGGGGCCTTGGGCGATGGGGCGAAAACGCTCGATCTTGGAACCCAGGGCCCCACCCGCGAGATCGCTGAGGTGGATCTGATCGAGGAGATGCAGCACAGAGTGGCGCAGATTGATTGGGCGGGCAAGAAGCGCGAGGCCCTGGCGCATTTTTGGGAGCGTACGACATTCCACGAACTCCCGGAAGCCACCGAAGACCGCCTACGCCAGATCGACCTGACCGTGACAGCGCCACGGGAGATCACCTCACCCGATGGCACGTTGATCGGCCGTGCCGGACAGCAGGTCAATCCACTGGACAGGCTGCCATTTACCCAGCGCCTGGTGATCTTCGATGCCACCCGGCCGGCCCAAGTCGAACTGGCCAAGCACCTGGGACCTGAATCCGCTCCGCGCCGGGTGACCTACATCGCCACCCGCCTGGACAGAGATGCCGGCTGGGCGGGTCTGGACAAAATCGAATCGGCTTTGGGCGCGCCGATCTATCTGCTGCCGCCGGACCTGCGCGACCGCTTCCGGCTGGAACGGGTGCCTGCCGTGGTCGAGGCGAAGGACGGGCGATTTTCGATTCGGGAATTCAAGGTCGGTTCAATTCCCGAACGTGTGGGTGCATTGACGGAATGGCTGCGATCGATGGGCGCGCTGCTTTCCGGCGTCATTCCCCAAGCGCGCGCGGCGGAGACCACGTCCACGAAAACCCTGGATCCGCTCTGCCCCGACGCCGAGGTCTGGTCCGGCAAGCTCATCACGGACATCTGTTGGGCCTGTTTGTTTCCCATCCGCATCGCCGGCGGGGCGATGGGAGATGGGGATTACCCCTCATCGGCCACGGATCAGGTGTTCTGTGTCTGCAACGATCCCAACGGCATTCCCAACGTCGGCATGACGCTGGGCCTTTGGAGTCCGGCGCGGATGATCGAGCTGGTGACCACGCCCTGGTGCTCGCCGGCCCTGGGCGGCATGAAGTTTGGTTCCTCGCCGTTGCGCCTGCGCGGTACCACCGGTCAGGCCGAATACGACAACGGCGAGATCGCCTTCTTCAATTACCACTACATCGCCTTTCCCCTGTATATCATGTTGGACCTGTTCTGGGACAACCGCTGCAACGCGGATGGCTACAAGGACTTCGATCTGATGTACGTGTCCGAGCTGGATCCCACCTGGAACAACGACGAGCTGGCCTTCTTCACCAATCCGGAAGTGGCGCTGTTCGCCAACCCAGTGGCGATTTCGTCCTGCGTGGCGGACGGTGCGGCGGCCACGGCGGGGCATCCGATCGATGCGATGTTCTGGTGTGCCGGCACCTGGGGGTCGATGTATCCCTTCGCGGGGTTAGCCAATCCCACCGTGGGCGCCGACCCGCGGCTGACCAGTTTGTTCGCGATCCGCGCCACCGCCGCCTTGCATCGCCGCGGCCTGGCCTTCGGCACGGTGGGCAACGATGCCCTGTGCGGCGGCAAGATCGTGCCGTTCATCCCCAAGTCCCAGTACGGCATGACCATGTTCTATCCGGTCGCCGACACCGACCGCCGTCACGCCATCGGCGAGAGCACCTTCCGCTGGGGCATGGGGCATACCTATCCGGGGCCGGGTGACAGTCATGTCTACGTCCTGTTCAGGTGGCAAGACTGCTGTTCCGGAATCTGA
- the lepB gene encoding signal peptidase I — translation MSAPNPDRLPFMTAKALFLLKAMPVLAAILSLGAYLGDRFHLGIDDQKELCLPGDHRWFLIDRHDQNIWRGDRVAFEADERMTPWFLPGRVVVKIATGVSGDHVQVDLNQTVVNGKTVSNGLALSEKLGKTPSDYTRQVNIPGNAIWVTGSHPRSFDSRYWGFVYERQIIGKAYALPF, via the coding sequence ATGTCCGCTCCGAACCCTGATCGGCTGCCGTTCATGACCGCCAAGGCGCTGTTTCTGCTCAAGGCCATGCCTGTTTTGGCAGCGATACTCAGCCTGGGCGCCTACCTGGGCGACCGTTTCCATCTCGGCATCGACGACCAGAAGGAACTATGCCTGCCTGGCGATCATCGCTGGTTCCTCATCGATCGCCATGACCAGAACATCTGGCGCGGCGATCGGGTGGCCTTTGAGGCCGATGAACGCATGACGCCCTGGTTTCTCCCCGGCCGAGTGGTGGTCAAGATCGCCACCGGCGTCTCGGGAGATCATGTTCAAGTCGATCTGAACCAAACCGTCGTCAACGGCAAAACCGTCTCGAATGGCTTGGCGCTGAGTGAAAAGCTGGGGAAGACACCCAGCGACTACACCCGGCAAGTGAACATCCCCGGCAATGCGATCTGGGTCACCGGCTCGCATCCGCGGAGCTTTGACTCTCGTTACTGGGGGTTCGTGTACGAGCGGCAGATCATCGGGAAGGCGTATGCGCTGCCGTTCTGA
- the traC gene encoding type IV secretion system protein TraC, whose translation MKTERHHRASQLFSILAYDADDGLFLGEDHSLGFGFLCQPLSGADPAVADRVNVLLNQEWPVDTLLQVSLWTSPDIDATLALMQARRLDQQQPFYKDMVRASIDFLSHGTQAPLEHGAGTRIRRTHVLVTVKLPMAGFKPGEQDLQRAAELRLSTFQSLSTIGLRPEPLSSDHYVRLMMTMLNWNPEAGWHDQVVPECDPTQLIREQLFDYDKDLRTDARGLWLGNKRVKTLSVKRYPDRVYFGSAMSYLGDVLSGTRGIRQNAILTLTLHYPDAEDTRAALDTKRQWVTNQAYGPILKFVPHLATRKQNFDTLFEAFMDGDRPVQAYFGAVLFCNPDEEAQAVSNARVYFRELGFQLMEDRFFCLPFFLNCLPFGADRQAIRDSNRYRTLGTRHVIPLLPLFADWPGTGTPTLNFVSRNGQLINVSLFDSGSNYNCCIAAQSGSGKSFLTNEIIVSYLTEGARIWVIDVGRSYQNLAETLDGDFMEFSAEKQICLNPFELIHSWAEEADVVAGLVTAMAAPTEKLSDYQTAGLKRVLKAVWDDKGQAMTVDDIAERLCAEQDRRIVDVGEQLFPFTTRGEYGRFFNGQNNIRFAGDFTVLELEELKGRKHLQQVVLLQLIYQIQQEMYLGERDRPKIVIIDESWDLLSMGDAATFMEHGYRRFRKYGGAAVTLTQSVNDLYRSPTGRAIVENSANMYLLGQKAEAIEGMKADKRLPLSDGGYALLKTVHTIPGVYSEVFFITERGTGIGRLIVDPFKRLLFSTRADDVNAIKQLRRQGLSLQEAIRRLLAEREKSRVA comes from the coding sequence ATGAAGACGGAACGGCATCATCGAGCCAGCCAGCTCTTTTCCATCCTGGCCTACGATGCCGATGACGGCCTGTTTCTGGGGGAAGACCACAGCCTCGGCTTCGGCTTTCTCTGCCAGCCGCTGTCCGGCGCCGATCCGGCCGTGGCCGACCGCGTCAACGTGCTGCTGAACCAGGAATGGCCGGTGGATACCCTGTTGCAGGTCAGCCTGTGGACCTCGCCGGACATCGACGCCACCCTGGCGCTGATGCAGGCGCGACGGCTTGACCAGCAGCAGCCGTTTTACAAGGACATGGTGCGGGCCAGCATCGACTTCCTGAGCCATGGCACCCAGGCGCCCCTGGAACACGGCGCCGGCACGCGCATACGCCGCACCCATGTCCTGGTGACGGTAAAGCTGCCGATGGCCGGATTCAAGCCCGGCGAGCAGGATTTGCAGCGCGCCGCCGAACTGCGCCTGTCGACCTTTCAGTCTTTGAGCACCATCGGCCTTCGGCCGGAGCCCCTGAGTTCGGATCACTACGTCCGCCTCATGATGACGATGCTGAATTGGAATCCGGAGGCCGGCTGGCACGATCAGGTGGTGCCCGAGTGCGATCCCACCCAACTGATCCGCGAGCAGTTGTTCGACTACGACAAGGACCTTAGAACCGATGCCCGCGGCCTCTGGCTGGGCAACAAGCGCGTGAAGACCCTGTCGGTGAAGCGCTATCCGGATCGCGTCTATTTCGGATCGGCGATGAGCTATCTGGGCGATGTGTTGTCCGGCACCCGCGGCATACGTCAGAACGCGATTCTGACCCTGACGCTGCATTACCCGGATGCCGAGGACACTCGGGCGGCACTGGACACCAAGCGCCAGTGGGTCACCAACCAGGCCTACGGTCCGATCCTCAAGTTCGTTCCCCATCTGGCCACCCGCAAGCAGAATTTCGACACCCTGTTCGAGGCGTTCATGGACGGCGACCGGCCGGTTCAGGCCTATTTCGGCGCCGTCCTGTTCTGCAATCCAGACGAGGAGGCCCAGGCGGTTTCCAATGCCCGCGTGTATTTCCGGGAACTGGGCTTCCAGCTGATGGAGGATCGCTTCTTCTGTCTGCCGTTCTTCCTCAACTGCCTGCCGTTCGGCGCCGACCGCCAGGCCATCCGCGACAGTAATCGCTACCGCACCCTGGGTACACGGCATGTGATTCCGCTGTTGCCCCTGTTTGCCGACTGGCCGGGTACCGGCACGCCGACCCTGAACTTCGTGTCCCGTAACGGCCAGTTGATCAACGTCTCCCTGTTCGACTCGGGGTCCAACTACAACTGCTGCATCGCCGCCCAGTCCGGCTCCGGCAAGTCCTTCCTGACCAACGAGATCATCGTCAGCTATCTGACGGAAGGCGCGCGCATCTGGGTCATCGATGTGGGCCGCTCCTATCAGAACCTGGCCGAGACCCTGGACGGGGATTTCATGGAATTCAGCGCCGAGAAGCAGATTTGCCTCAATCCCTTCGAGCTGATCCACAGTTGGGCGGAGGAAGCCGACGTGGTGGCGGGACTGGTGACCGCCATGGCGGCGCCGACCGAGAAACTGTCCGACTACCAAACCGCCGGGCTCAAGCGGGTGCTGAAAGCCGTCTGGGACGACAAGGGACAGGCCATGACCGTGGATGACATTGCCGAGCGGCTGTGTGCCGAACAAGACCGTCGCATCGTTGACGTCGGCGAGCAGTTGTTCCCATTCACCACCCGGGGCGAGTACGGCCGCTTCTTCAATGGGCAGAACAACATCCGTTTCGCCGGCGATTTCACGGTACTGGAACTCGAGGAACTCAAGGGTAGAAAGCATCTGCAACAGGTAGTCCTGCTTCAGCTGATCTATCAGATCCAGCAGGAAATGTATCTGGGCGAGCGCGACCGCCCCAAGATCGTCATCATCGACGAGTCCTGGGATCTGCTGAGCATGGGCGATGCCGCCACCTTCATGGAGCATGGCTACCGGCGTTTCCGCAAATACGGCGGGGCGGCCGTCACCCTCACGCAATCCGTCAACGACCTCTACCGCTCGCCGACCGGCCGGGCCATCGTCGAGAACTCCGCCAACATGTATCTGCTGGGCCAGAAGGCAGAGGCGATCGAGGGCATGAAGGCCGACAAGCGCTTGCCGCTGTCCGATGGCGGCTACGCCCTGCTGAAGACCGTCCACACCATCCCCGGCGTGTACTCGGAGGTCTTCTTCATCACCGAGCGCGGCACCGGCATCGGCCGGCTCATCGTCGATCCGTTCAAGCGCCTGCTGTTCTCCACGCGGGCGGACGACGTCAACGCCATCAAGCAACTGCGCCGCCAGGGCTTGAGCCTGCAGGAGGCGATTCGCCGGCTCCTTGCCGAACGGGAGAAATCCCGTGTCGCCTAA
- a CDS encoding RRXRR domain-containing protein — protein sequence MTPSIRFRMSNVLVFGADGEALAPCHPARARQLLRKQRARVQSLQPYSIRLIPPTGNGKPDPGTTPVAPLYAEPGDDQATGVMS from the coding sequence ATGACCCCCTCGATCAGGTTCCGCATGTCCAACGTACTTGTTTTCGGCGCCGATGGTGAAGCCCTGGCGCCCTGTCATCCGGCCCGCGCCCGGCAACTGCTGCGGAAGCAGCGCGCCCGGGTGCAATCCCTCCAGCCTTACAGCATCCGGTTGATACCGCCAACCGGAAATGGGAAGCCGGATCCCGGAACCACACCGGTTGCTCCCTTGTATGCTGAACCGGGCGATGACCAAGCCACTGGAGTGATGTCATGA
- the traA gene encoding TraA family conjugative transfer protein: protein MPSPQSNGRGLLLAALVTLAALLMLVTADSFAGTGGSTEFGSIYTMLTGWLQGTLGRIMAVTFVAVGLVGGVMRGSIMGFVVGIAAGLGVYTAPTVIDAIVTAVI from the coding sequence ATGCCATCCCCTCAATCTAACGGCCGCGGTTTGTTGCTGGCGGCGCTCGTCACCCTCGCCGCACTGCTGATGCTGGTCACCGCCGACTCCTTCGCCGGCACTGGCGGTTCCACCGAGTTCGGCTCCATCTACACCATGCTGACCGGCTGGCTGCAGGGCACCCTCGGCCGCATCATGGCCGTCACCTTCGTCGCCGTCGGCCTGGTCGGCGGCGTCATGCGCGGCAGCATCATGGGCTTCGTGGTGGGCATCGCCGCGGGTCTGGGCGTCTACACGGCACCGACGGTGATCGACGCCATCGTGACCGCGGTGATCTGA
- a CDS encoding TraV family lipoprotein, giving the protein MKRLTLFIVAVSLTGCSAKYGCKGMPDDPTCISAVEAYKATDKAKSTVHSSDTAPTASETAATAMPEISTEPAPIPKIDDPTPIRTPAKVMRIWVAPWEDADGDLNVSGYVFTELEQRRWMIGRSAPAQSPTISPLQVLHRAKEDRRPSASTAEDGKPNPFSPLNAGSDAANP; this is encoded by the coding sequence ATGAAGCGGCTCACCCTTTTCATCGTTGCGGTTTCCCTGACCGGCTGCTCGGCCAAATACGGCTGCAAGGGCATGCCGGACGATCCGACTTGCATCTCGGCGGTTGAGGCCTACAAGGCGACCGACAAGGCGAAGAGCACCGTCCATTCATCGGACACAGCACCCACTGCATCGGAAACGGCGGCGACGGCTATGCCTGAAATTTCCACGGAACCGGCTCCAATTCCCAAGATCGACGATCCCACCCCGATTAGAACGCCCGCCAAGGTGATGCGCATCTGGGTGGCGCCTTGGGAGGATGCCGACGGGGATCTCAATGTCTCCGGCTACGTCTTCACCGAACTGGAACAGCGCCGCTGGATGATCGGCCGGAGCGCCCCAGCCCAGAGTCCTACGATATCGCCTTTGCAAGTCCTGCATCGCGCCAAGGAGGATCGACGGCCGTCCGCTTCCACGGCCGAGGACGGAAAGCCAAATCCGTTCTCGCCCCTGAATGCTGGGTCCGATGCGGCGAATCCCTGA
- a CDS encoding DsbC family protein encodes MTSRLLPTLLLCALAGTSLANSAHDSSTVSDTADLLAKAKIEGMKALPINGLQMVKAGGRTFFMSGNGRFVITGTLMDVWNRVAVTELDQVDRVANRIDLAKMKLKIDDLGPVSYGTGKEQVVVFVDPRCPYCGKVQKQMEALKARYTFKLVSVPVLGPESQNLVMKLGCELQTPSKDKAREALLHQTYDSLPSEIDAKCDREPMQRALVTAHLFGIEAVPFLIAPDGRTFKGAPGSLADWLANKPPSNPTHPNEPTTQAEGEKPAAGKEDVQP; translated from the coding sequence ATGACATCACGCCTATTACCGACTCTGCTGCTTTGCGCCCTGGCGGGCACTTCTTTGGCAAATAGCGCCCACGATTCATCCACCGTTTCCGACACCGCCGATCTGCTGGCCAAGGCCAAGATCGAAGGCATGAAGGCGCTCCCCATCAACGGCCTGCAGATGGTCAAGGCTGGCGGCCGGACCTTCTTCATGTCCGGCAATGGCCGTTTCGTCATTACCGGCACCTTGATGGATGTCTGGAACCGGGTGGCGGTCACCGAACTCGATCAGGTCGACCGGGTCGCCAACCGTATCGATCTGGCCAAGATGAAGCTGAAGATCGACGATCTCGGCCCCGTCAGCTACGGCACCGGCAAAGAACAGGTCGTGGTCTTCGTCGACCCGCGTTGCCCGTACTGCGGCAAGGTGCAGAAACAGATGGAGGCACTCAAGGCGCGCTACACCTTCAAGCTGGTTTCGGTGCCGGTCCTGGGGCCGGAGTCGCAGAACCTGGTGATGAAGCTCGGCTGTGAGCTGCAAACGCCTTCGAAGGACAAGGCCCGGGAGGCCTTGCTACATCAGACCTACGACAGCCTGCCGTCCGAGATCGACGCGAAGTGCGACCGCGAGCCCATGCAGCGGGCTCTGGTCACCGCTCATCTCTTCGGCATTGAGGCGGTGCCGTTCCTGATCGCCCCGGACGGCCGCACCTTCAAGGGCGCCCCGGGCAGCCTGGCCGACTGGCTGGCCAACAAGCCGCCGTCGAATCCGACTCATCCCAACGAACCTACGACTCAAGCCGAAGGCGAAAAGCCGGCTGCCGGGAAGGAGGACGTCCAGCCATGA
- a CDS encoding TrbI/VirB10 family protein — MMQSFKDRWDALGPSAKRGLAVGGIVAAGLGVVTAIANFAPEPAQKADKQQVVKHILTDSDPRSLGIDGLATQLKQVAQKNEDLLRRLAGLEEEQKRSRLSDEERLRRMNEEQATSHQGQIESLRSEIDSLRRAKEAVTEKSDTTGTQPILPPAERERLPRLPAAKSPTHQDLDALFAQPPTPAPYGGSAGGMGPGQPQTAGQNKGRLEIRVIKPKPTNESSPGQDVPASQGPTSQTEVFIPAGSILSGNLLNGLDAPTGKGARKEPFPVLARLKDEAILPNRYRADVRECFLVSAGYGDLSSERAYIRGESISCVRDDGGVIEVPIDAYAVGEDGKVGIRGRVVSKQGQLLGNALLAGFLRGFSDAFGRNQTQVLALAGPAGVATTPFQRSFSESAMEGGALKGAGYAMDRLAHYYMDMAENLFPIIEVDATRKIEFVVQKGTPLRLYARSDARNPHPAH, encoded by the coding sequence ATGATGCAAAGCTTCAAGGACCGTTGGGACGCCCTCGGTCCCAGCGCGAAACGGGGCCTCGCCGTCGGCGGCATCGTTGCGGCGGGCCTGGGCGTGGTCACTGCCATCGCCAATTTCGCGCCGGAACCGGCTCAAAAGGCCGACAAGCAGCAGGTCGTCAAACACATCCTGACCGACTCGGATCCGCGATCTTTAGGTATCGACGGGCTGGCGACCCAGTTGAAACAGGTCGCCCAGAAAAACGAGGACCTGTTGCGCCGGCTGGCCGGACTCGAGGAAGAACAGAAGCGGTCCCGTCTGTCGGACGAGGAGCGCCTGCGGCGCATGAACGAGGAACAGGCGACCAGCCATCAAGGCCAGATCGAGTCCCTGCGATCGGAAATCGACAGCCTGCGCCGGGCCAAGGAGGCCGTGACGGAGAAATCCGACACTACCGGCACTCAGCCCATCCTGCCGCCCGCCGAGCGCGAGCGGCTGCCGCGGTTACCCGCGGCAAAGTCACCGACTCATCAGGACCTGGACGCGCTGTTCGCACAGCCACCAACGCCGGCGCCATACGGCGGCTCGGCCGGCGGCATGGGTCCCGGCCAACCTCAGACTGCCGGCCAGAACAAAGGCCGCTTGGAGATCCGTGTCATCAAGCCGAAACCGACTAATGAATCCTCTCCTGGACAGGATGTTCCGGCATCACAAGGCCCGACGTCCCAGACGGAGGTTTTCATCCCCGCCGGCAGCATCCTGTCGGGCAATCTCCTGAACGGTTTGGATGCCCCCACCGGCAAGGGTGCGCGCAAGGAGCCGTTCCCGGTACTGGCGCGCCTGAAGGACGAGGCCATCCTGCCCAACCGCTACCGGGCGGACGTGCGCGAGTGCTTCCTGGTCTCGGCCGGCTACGGCGATCTCAGTTCGGAGCGCGCCTACATCCGTGGCGAATCCATTTCCTGCGTGCGGGATGACGGCGGTGTGATCGAGGTGCCCATCGATGCCTATGCCGTCGGCGAGGACGGCAAAGTTGGCATCCGCGGACGGGTTGTCAGCAAGCAGGGGCAGTTGCTGGGCAATGCCTTGCTGGCCGGATTCCTGCGCGGCTTCTCCGACGCCTTCGGGCGCAACCAGACCCAGGTGCTGGCCTTGGCCGGCCCGGCCGGTGTGGCGACCACGCCGTTCCAGCGCTCCTTCAGCGAATCGGCGATGGAGGGCGGCGCCCTCAAGGGCGCCGGCTATGCCATGGACCGGCTGGCCCACTACTACATGGACATGGCGGAGAACCTGTTCCCTATCATCGAGGTGGATGCCACCCGCAAGATCGAGTTTGTCGTGCAGAAGGGAACACCCCTCAGGCTTTATGCCCGCAGCGATGCGCGCAATCCCCATCCGGCCCACTGA